The genomic window AACATGCTTTTAATGGAATGGTAATGCATAAAACCAGCTAACATGTAACCTGCAACAGACATCAAACCAAGTATTTTATggatgttttctttattaaatctGACAGCTctataaagtattattattatcctcactctacagaaaagaaaactgaaacacgGAGGGGTTAAGGTACTTGCCACAAGTCCAGCTGGACAGCTGGGGGAAGAGTGAAGCCAGAATCTCATCCCTGGTGGTCTCGCCCCCGAGGCCACAGTCAACCAGTCTGCTCTACAAGTCAACCGGTCTGCTCTACAAGTCAACCAGTCTGCTCTACAAGTCAACCAGTCTGCTCTACAAACTTAGTTTACAACTCCTGGCAACTGCGTGAAATTTCCTAGTTATAAACAGCAGGCACAGAGTTATCACTCGCTTAAACCAGAACTGATTTAACTCAATCTAATCATCTCACTTGAACATTATTCAGCTACTATAGACCCAGCCCTAGAACACATGTCTTGTAGCAGTGTGATAAAACCATTTTGAGGGTCCTCAATTCATTCCCCAGACACTATCCACAAACCCAAAGTAAATTATTCTCTGACTTTTATGATCCTTTCAAACAGTAAAGGTTTGCTGGAAttggaagacaaaataaaaactgtagtATTGTTAATTGCTTAAAAAATGGACATTAGCACCCCTTTATTCTGAAACGTCATATGTAAGATCAGGTTTAGCATAGGGAATAACCAAATAAgatgagttggggggggggtattgGTCAGCATCTAATGGTTAATTGCAAAGAAATTAAGAACCCATATGTGCTTCTATTCAAGTGTTTATATCCATGTGTGCATTACACTCCCAGCTTCAATCACAATGTACTAGTGACTCATGAAGGTCTTTTCACTTTATTATCTGTCTGTAAAAGTGGGACTAAACACCTTAACAAAAATCTAAAAGCTCCCGATGACAGCACGTTCATCACAAAATTACAAAGACAGGAGGGCTGATTCAAGAATCATATAAAACATCCTCTGTTTAGGATTGAGAAGATGTACTTATGACAACACTTGAGTGTTTATTAAACGCCAGGCGCTGTGCCAAGAGCTTCACACCCATTTTCTGAGCGAGGAAACGGCTCGCAGAAGTAACCTACCTAACGTAACGCAGTGTTAAACCATGAAACCAGGATTTCAAACCCAGTATTTAATTCCACATGACACCGAAACTCGCCATGTTTATTATGTTCTGCCAAACAGAccagacacagagaaaaggcaaCCACTACGAATTCAATCACGGTATCATGGCCGGAGATTCTGATAAGATTTCGGTTAACTACTGTAATACAGGAAGGAAAGTCACAGGGTACCATACCTGGTATAGCCACTGCCGTGAAAGTCTGTGCTATTTAAGCTCCTGATGACAGTTTGCTGCGTGAAAGATAAAGCTaatcaatgaaaacattttgcagtctccctccccatccccaccgaAGTTTGTCTCCAAGAACTGAAAATGAAGCCCCCGGCAAAAACTCTAAAGATACTCAGTACTTCATGTTGAAAGTCAACTAGGAGACAAGAAGACGGACgacagggaagggggaaagatcAGCTGTAGCTATGCCTGGCGGTTCTTTTCTCCTCAATTCTCCCAGGACTCATGGAGCCCTTAATGCCGACAAGAAATAATAACACGTCACCCCCCAGGTCAACCAGAGGAATAAGCCGCACGGTTGAACTCCCCATCCCGGTACAATATTAGCAAGACCCGTCCGACACACGACATTGACCTGAGGCATAAAAAAACGAGGAAGGGCAGGCGGGGAGATAGAAGGCGCGACCTAAGCGCGCGGTTCGGCGCAATTCCTGATTATTGTCATTTTCGGAACGCGTTAGGAGAGGCACGGCCAAGGAGGGAGAACAGATCCCGACTCACCGCCACGTTTCCGCAAGTTTGAAAGGCGGTGAACATGAACATAAAGGCAACTCCTAAAATTATAATGTTGAAGAGCTTTTTAGATTCCGGGGACATGGTGGCTCGACTCGGCCGGGGGCCCGCAGCGGCCCAGGGCGGTCAGCTCTCCTCGGGGCGAACCCACTGACAATCCTGGGGAAGGAAGCGAGACGGTGAGAAGAGGAGGCCGATCCGGGGGCAAGGCTGCCAAGCTGTCAACTTCCAGGTCTTGGATCAGAATCGCGGGTCAGAGTGAGGTCCTCCCCGCGGGCAGTCAGGACATTCCTAGGAGCCGATCCGAGCAGAGAAGGGCCCGACCCCCGGAGAGGCGCCAATAATGTCGTGGCTCACGTTGGGGGGCCCGCGAGGGGGATCGGGGGCCGAGACCGAGGTGCAGCGGCCGGCGCGGCCCCGCCCGCCCGGCCCTGACTCACCGCGGGTCAGGCGACCCGGTCACCTGACCGCAGCCGCGGCCGGCCGCTGGGccggctgggaaatgtagtcctgTACAGCCCGAGACGCGCAGGCGCGCCGTGAGGGGAGGGGCGTCGAACCCgcgccccaccccccccaccaaggAGGAGCTTCAAAGCGGAACCCCGCCGAGAAATCGGGAACTGCCGGAGGGAACCCGGAGACGTGGTAGCGGGGCCTGAGAAGGCCGGAGACCGCGGGGCAaacgggaggaggaggagaagtacTCGCTCTGATAGAAGCGGGAACCTCCTGCTGAGGTCCGAGCGGAAAAGCTGCGTGGGGCTCGGATATTGGCATGAAAAGAAGGCGTGGCCTGGAAGGGGAGCGCTTCCTGTTCCTCTTGCGGGAGAACGCCCGTACGGCCTCGCAGCCGGAAAGAGCTTTTCGCGGGCTTTCCAACTGCCCGAAAATTCCGCTCCCCCCTCCCAGCAACAGTGACTCCGCGCTTTTCGGCCCGCCCGCCGGACTCGGCGCAGGCGCGtcgggcaggggtggggcgcGTGGCCGCGGCGttgcggggcggggaggggcgagCCAATCAGGGGATTCATTTCCGGGTGGCGCGGGCGCCATTTTGTGAGGAGGGATATAAACGGGCGCTAGGGCCGCCTGCCCGCCCAGTTGTTTCTTTGGTGGGGTCGGCTGCTTTCTCGCGTTTCCCCCCAACCCCGTCCGGCCTCGCCCAGCGTTTCCACGCGGAAGCCAACTGCCGGAGGCGCGGCGCGGCGTCGAGCCGGGCGAGTGTGAGGAAACCGCCGCCTCAGCCGAGCGCGCGGGCCCGCCCAGGGCGTTAGTTTTCGGCGCGCAGTCGCGGCCCCCGGCCGGCTCTCCAGGGCCATGAGTTACGGTCGCCCGCCTCCCGATGTGGAGGGCATGACCTCCCTCAAGGTGGACAACCTGACCTACCGCACCTCGCCCGACACCCTGAGGCGCGTGTTCGAGAAGTACGGGCGCGTCGGCGATGTGTACATCCCGCGGGACCGCTACACCAAGGAGTCCCGCGGCTTCGCCTTCGTCCGCTTCCACGACAAGCGCGACGCCGAGGACGCCATGGACGCCATGGACGGGGCGGTGCTGGACGGCCGCGAGCTGCGGGTGCAGATGGCGCGCTACGGCCGACCCCCGGACTCGCACCACAGCCGGCGGGGCCCGCCGCCCCGCCGGTACGGGGGCGGCGGCTACGGACGCCGGAGCCGCAGGTGAGCGGGCCGGGGGGCcgcgggggcgcgggcggggggcaCAAAGGTCCGCGTGGACACGTGGCGGCGGCGGGCGGGCTCCGGGccgcggcgggcggcgggggaaATGGCGcccgggcggcgggcggcgcggtAATGGCGGCGGGGCGGGCGCAGCACGCGGGCGGGGCGCGGCCCTCGAGCCCCGATGGCCGCCCTGACGCCCGGCCCGTCCGCCCGCAGCCCTCGGCGGCGCCGCCGCAGCCGCTCCCGGAGTCGGAGCCGCTCCAGGTCCCGCAGTCGCTCCCGCTACAGCCGCTCCAAGTCTCGCTCCCGCACTCGCTCGAGGTCGCGATCCACGTCCAAGTCCAGGTCGGCGCGAAGGTCCAAGTCCAAGTCCTCGTCGGTGTCCAGGTCTCGCTCGCGCTCCCGGTCCCGCTCCCGGTCCCGGAGTCCGCCGCCCGTGTCCAAGAGGGAGTCCAAGTCCAGGTCGCGCTCCAAGAGCCCCCCCAAGTCTCCCGAGGAGGAAGGAGCGGTGTCCTCTTAAGCGAATGGTAATGTCGGGGGGATCCGAGGCGCACGGCCCGAACTCAGAGCTGGGGTGTGTAGGAGCTTGTGGCGATCCGTGTTAGTGTAAGTGCGGCTCCCGCTGTCGGGGAGCGGCTTTGGGAGAGATGCTGAAGAGAGGGGTCTGCAGAGAGGATGTGCGGAAAGCTTAGATAATAATGGCTGTTTCGTAAACTGTTTGAGACCTATTAATGAAAATGACTATTTCTTGCTGTTTTTATCCAACGTCTGCATTTTCCCCTTTAAAGCTGCGGTCTCCTGTTTGATAAAAGAATATTGGCCAGTATTGCAGATTTTAACTGATTTGGCTGATCCTCCAGGGACCAGTTTCTGTGGGCGTGTATTGGAGCAGGTTTGTCTTTAAATGTTAAAGATGCACTATCCTCTTAGAGAGAAGGATCAGTTCAACTATTGTTGTACTGACTGGGACTTCATATTCTAATGGATGTGGCAAACGAATTGCGAAAAGAAGCAATGACCTTTTGGAACCCCCAAAAAGTTTACAGGTATCGCACTGGGTGGGGAAAGGATAGTGTGTCTTTAACTCTCGAATTGTTTggtcctattttttaaaaggaaagggcCCTAAGTAGCTCAGATATTAAAGCTTTATTCTCAATTGccaaatgtttcatttaaagactaaaaatttatcttaaaatagactgattttctgatttcaagtttttctttggataccgtccttttttttttccttttcccttttttttctcccccctttttcctttttcttttttccctcccttataTCATTTTTCACCTTGGTTATTTGGCCAAGATTACATAAACACAAATTTGTAAAAGCGGATGGTAGCCTTTGTGAAAATTTCCTAATTGGGcctttaaaaaactgataatGGCTGGGTGGAACCTTTCCGTAACCTACTTGTTTCACCAGAGCCTTAGTAAGTACATGCCTGAAACTGAAACCATGTGCTCTTTCGGTAGCTTCATTGTAATGGAAGGTAAactgaacttttttcttttcgaACCTAGATGGGTCAGCAAGCAACGTAACAGAAGACCTGGGGGCAAAGGACCACATACTCAGTCCATCGAAGAGTCACTTGGAACAAGCAACTGGCTATTGAAAAGgttattttgtaacattttgtctaactttttacttgttttaagCTTTGCCTCAGGTGGCAAACTTCATTTTATGTGccattttgttgctgttattcAAATTTCTTGTAATTTAGTGAGGTGAACGACTTCAGATTTCATTATTGGCTTGGATATTTGAggtaaattttccttttgtttatatagtgctgactttttttgtttgaaatt from Mustela nigripes isolate SB6536 chromosome 16, MUSNIG.SB6536, whole genome shotgun sequence includes these protein-coding regions:
- the SRSF2 gene encoding serine/arginine-rich splicing factor 2 — protein: MSYGRPPPDVEGMTSLKVDNLTYRTSPDTLRRVFEKYGRVGDVYIPRDRYTKESRGFAFVRFHDKRDAEDAMDAMDGAVLDGRELRVQMARYGRPPDSHHSRRGPPPRRYGGGGYGRRSRSPRRRRRSRSRSRSRSRSRSRSRYSRSKSRSRTRSRSRSTSKSRSARRSKSKSSSVSRSRSRSRSRSRSRSPPPVSKRESKSRSRSKSPPKSPEEEGAVSS